The following coding sequences are from one Leptospira mayottensis 200901116 window:
- the rpmA gene encoding 50S ribosomal protein L27, with product MAHKKGGGSSKNGRDSNSQRLGVKRFGGESVLAGNILVRQRGTKFRPGNNVGLGKDHTLFALVHGKVKFEMVSKLKMQVSVYPE from the coding sequence ATGGCACATAAGAAAGGTGGTGGATCTTCTAAGAACGGTCGGGATTCCAATTCCCAGAGACTCGGAGTAAAACGTTTCGGAGGAGAATCCGTCCTTGCAGGAAACATTCTCGTTCGTCAAAGAGGAACTAAATTCCGCCCTGGTAACAACGTTGGACTCGGAAAAGATCATACACTCTTTGCTCTCGTTCACGGGAAAGTAAAGTTTGAGATGGTTTCCAAATTGAAAATGCAAGTATCCGTTTACCCGGAATAA